A genomic window from Brevibacillus agri includes:
- a CDS encoding IS3 family transposase (programmed frameshift), whose product MTKKERRTFTSEFKEQMVQLYKNGKPRKDIIREYELTPSALDKWVKQSQTSGSFKEKDNLTPEQQELIKLRKENKQLQMENDIFKASCADTRTKVNVIRNNQHKYSISAMCRVLQLPRSTYYYEAQEKHSEDELVETITGIFRISRHNYGTRKIKTELKKKGLIVSRRRIGRIMKENGLVSSYTVAQFKLHVASCNESNVTNELDRQFDQREQLAVVVSDLTYVRVAQKWQYVCLLVDLFNREIIGYSAGPRKDAKLVYQAIASIQTDLNRIQMFHTDRGNEFKNKLIDEALTAFRIKRSLSMKGCPYDNAVAEATFKIFKTEFVKGRHFESLEKLVLELSDYVHWYNHIRIHGSLGYLTPVEYKLEHLKKVV is encoded by the exons ATGACGAAAAAAGAAAGAAGGACATTTACGTCTGAATTTAAAGAACAGATGGTTCAGCTTTATAAGAATGGAAAGCCAAGAAAGGATATCATTCGTGAATATGAATTAACACCGTCTGCGCTTGACAAATGGGTCAAACAGAGTCAAACATCTGGTTCTTTCAAAGAGAAGGATAACCTTACCCCCGAGCAACAGGAACTTATCAAATTGCGGAAAGAAAATAAACAATTGCAAATGGAGAACGATATTT TTAAAGCAAGCTGCGCTGATACTAGGACGAAAGTAAATGTGATTCGGAACAACCAGCACAAATACTCGATATCAGCAATGTGCAGAGTCCTACAATTACCAAGAAGTACATACTACTACGAGGCACAGGAAAAACACTCCGAAGATGAACTGGTCGAAACGATTACGGGAATCTTCCGCATCAGCCGCCATAACTACGGCACGCGTAAAATTAAGACGGAGTTAAAAAAGAAGGGCTTGATCGTATCCCGGCGGAGAATTGGCAGAATCATGAAAGAAAACGGACTTGTGTCATCGTATACCGTGGCTCAGTTCAAGCTTCACGTAGCGTCTTGCAATGAATCAAACGTGACAAACGAGCTTGATCGACAATTTGATCAGAGAGAACAACTGGCAGTTGTAGTGAGTGATCTGACATACGTGAGAGTCGCGCAAAAATGGCAATACGTATGTCTATTAGTCGATCTCTTTAACCGAGAAATTATTGGGTATAGTGCGGGACCACGCAAAGATGCAAAGCTGGTTTACCAGGCGATTGCATCCATTCAAACCGATTTAAACAGGATTCAAATGTTTCATACCGATCGTGGAAATGAGTTTAAAAATAAGCTCATAGATGAAGCACTGACAGCTTTCCGTATCAAGCGTTCCCTTAGTATGAAAGGCTGTCCGTATGATAATGCAGTAGCCGAAGCAACATTCAAAATCTTTAAAACTGAGTTTGTTAAAGGTCGGCATTTTGAAAGTTTAGAAAAACTAGTGCTGGAGTTATCCGACTACGTGCATTGGTACAATCATATCAGAATCCATGGCTCACTCGGTTATCTAACTCCTGTCGAGTACAAACTTGAACACCTTAAAAAAGTTGTCTAG
- a CDS encoding radical SAM/SPASM domain-containing protein yields MKTFKKVYIEITSICNLACTFCPPTERKATFISVDSFAKRLDEIRPHTRHIYLHVKGEPLLHPKIDELLDISHEKGFKVNITTNGTLIAKNRHKLLGKPALRQMNFSLHSFDGHLGSTDREGYLREILSFVRDAAEHKVIFSFRLWNLTQNNITNIQKSRNRQTLAIIEKEFALDYQIEEKVEPGSGVKIAERVYLNQDHEFQWPSMTAPRDEGRGFCHALRSQAAILVDGTVVPCCLDGEGVINLGNIQQASFTDIVEGERANAIVEGFSRREAVEELCRRCGYRQRFGA; encoded by the coding sequence TTGAAAACGTTTAAAAAAGTTTATATAGAAATTACGAGCATCTGCAATCTCGCCTGTACGTTTTGCCCGCCGACGGAGCGCAAGGCTACGTTTATCTCGGTGGACAGCTTCGCGAAGCGGCTGGATGAGATCAGGCCGCACACCCGGCACATTTACTTGCACGTAAAAGGAGAGCCGCTGCTCCATCCGAAAATCGACGAGCTGCTCGACATCAGCCATGAAAAAGGCTTCAAGGTCAACATTACGACCAACGGCACATTGATTGCGAAAAATCGGCATAAGCTGCTGGGGAAGCCAGCGCTAAGGCAGATGAACTTTTCGCTGCACAGCTTTGACGGCCACCTCGGCTCGACCGACCGTGAAGGTTACTTGCGGGAGATTCTCTCCTTCGTCCGCGACGCTGCGGAGCACAAAGTCATCTTTTCCTTCCGCCTGTGGAATTTGACCCAAAACAACATCACGAACATTCAAAAGAGCAGAAACCGCCAGACGCTTGCAATCATCGAAAAAGAATTTGCGCTCGATTACCAGATCGAAGAAAAGGTCGAGCCGGGTAGCGGCGTAAAAATCGCCGAGCGCGTCTACTTGAACCAGGACCATGAGTTTCAGTGGCCGAGCATGACAGCTCCACGCGACGAGGGCCGGGGCTTTTGCCACGCCTTGCGCAGCCAGGCGGCGATTCTGGTCGACGGGACAGTCGTTCCGTGCTGTCTGGACGGGGAGGGCGTCATCAACCTGGGCAATATTCAGCAAGCGTCGTTTACGGACATCGTGGAAGGCGAGCGGGCCAATGCCATCGTCGAAGGGTTTTCTCGCAGGGAGGCTGTCGAGGAACTGTGCAGAAGATGTGGATATCGCCAACGTTTTGGCGCGTAG
- a CDS encoding GNAT family N-acetyltransferase: MSQPSTKTMIRHFQQEDMPLLGALYKSVTAKENATFWWVGDEENWGNVYCAFEGGRMVAKGQVSIINVVPPGRLPENKHAIYLNLKTVPEREDDDELLEKLYRLLYQKASELKQSLSQEYNTILCVGNDSTAAANNGFFIRQGFRHLNSLFRMRRELDQPVGERALDEAFQFAPWQMETPEEERQYLQVEAEIWPDTPLGAERLAEYKKQPLWTSLVIRQKRTLAAGLMAWQEEEHGVIEDVFVREPWRQRGFAKFLLTQGLAYLQAHGLPYACLTVLTTNQSALFLYESVGFYVESEEVRYFTELA, encoded by the coding sequence ATGAGCCAACCATCCACGAAGACGATGATCCGCCATTTTCAACAGGAAGACATGCCATTGCTTGGCGCGCTGTACAAGTCTGTGACGGCAAAAGAAAACGCCACTTTTTGGTGGGTGGGCGATGAAGAAAACTGGGGCAACGTTTACTGCGCATTCGAGGGCGGGAGGATGGTGGCCAAGGGACAGGTCAGTATCATTAATGTCGTGCCACCCGGACGGCTGCCGGAAAACAAACATGCGATCTACCTCAACCTGAAAACTGTACCGGAGAGGGAGGACGACGACGAGCTGCTGGAAAAGCTGTACCGTCTGCTCTATCAAAAGGCTAGCGAGCTAAAGCAGAGCTTGTCGCAGGAGTACAACACGATTTTGTGTGTGGGCAACGACTCGACGGCAGCGGCCAACAACGGGTTTTTTATCCGGCAAGGCTTCCGCCACCTGAACAGCCTGTTTCGGATGCGGCGCGAGCTCGATCAGCCTGTTGGCGAGAGGGCTTTGGACGAAGCTTTTCAGTTTGCGCCGTGGCAGATGGAGACGCCTGAAGAGGAACGGCAATATTTGCAGGTGGAAGCGGAGATTTGGCCGGACACGCCGCTTGGGGCGGAACGGCTCGCCGAATACAAAAAGCAACCGCTCTGGACATCGCTCGTCATCCGGCAAAAACGCACGCTCGCAGCCGGGTTAATGGCGTGGCAAGAGGAGGAGCACGGGGTTATTGAGGATGTGTTTGTCCGCGAACCGTGGAGGCAGCGCGGCTTCGCCAAGTTTTTGCTGACGCAGGGACTTGCTTACTTGCAGGCACATGGACTGCCGTACGCCTGCCTGACGGTGCTGACGACCAATCAGTCGGCTTTGTTCCTTTACGAGTCGGTCGGCTTTTATGTGGAGAGCGAAGAGGTCAGGTATTTTACAGAGCTGGCATAA
- a CDS encoding transposase codes for MQRRRYSIEFKQQLIQEAHEVGNASQVARRHGIDPKMLYRWIRDSKHADWQNGQVTLS; via the coding sequence ATGCAACGGAGACGCTATTCAATCGAGTTCAAACAACAATTGATCCAGGAAGCCCACGAAGTAGGAAACGCTAGCCAAGTAGCCAGACGGCATGGGATAGACCCTAAAATGCTGTATCGATGGATACGTGACTCCAAACACGCAGATTGGCAGAATGGACAGGTTACACTTAGCTAG
- a CDS encoding putative holin-like toxin, giving the protein MEVYQALTLMISFATLIVLILSFDRKKK; this is encoded by the coding sequence ATGGAGGTCTATCAAGCACTGACGTTGATGATTTCATTTGCAACGTTGATCGTGTTGATCTTGTCCTTCGACAGAAAAAAGAAGTAA
- a CDS encoding VanZ family protein, producing the protein MLLFERAPLFIGLAAILISAIILRLAWKKKYGFLFFYTLFCVYVLHLGKYTLFPIPIDPRLIADKARVANTFAEEMNLIPFFFPAGFGLADMQVLLNIALTVPFGFGISFLGKTHLRKIVLLGLLVGCTIESLQLLIGLALGFPYRYVDINDVIMNFLGVVIGYGIFRLFSIVFIKVTKKPHFTSVVPLTITNQPDTSVSSLIVRIGQASVEIRSGFAPHLLRKIVHVLEAPC; encoded by the coding sequence TTGCTGCTCTTCGAACGAGCTCCGTTGTTCATTGGCCTTGCCGCGATACTGATTTCAGCAATCATTCTTCGACTGGCGTGGAAAAAAAAGTATGGCTTTCTGTTCTTCTATACACTATTTTGTGTCTATGTCTTGCATCTTGGTAAGTATACACTCTTTCCGATTCCGATTGACCCGAGATTGATTGCTGACAAGGCTCGAGTGGCCAATACCTTCGCAGAAGAAATGAACCTGATTCCCTTTTTCTTTCCAGCAGGTTTTGGATTGGCAGACATGCAGGTTTTATTAAATATCGCATTAACCGTACCATTCGGATTTGGAATTTCGTTTTTAGGCAAGACTCACCTGCGAAAAATAGTTCTTCTCGGATTACTCGTTGGATGTACCATTGAATCGCTTCAACTTTTGATAGGTTTAGCTCTAGGATTTCCGTATCGCTATGTCGACATCAACGACGTAATCATGAACTTCCTCGGTGTCGTGATTGGATATGGGATTTTCCGGCTGTTTTCAATCGTTTTTATCAAAGTAACGAAAAAACCTCATTTCACGTCGGTTGTGCCACTTACGATTACGAATCAGCCCGACACCTCCGTTTCATCACTTATCGTCCGCATTGGACAAGCCAGCGTTGAGATTCGTTCAGGCTTCGCTCCTCACTTGCTCCGCAAAATCGTGCACGTCCTCGAAGCGCCATGCTGA
- a CDS encoding DinB family protein, translated as MNFSMHEAVEVLERTPLLLQQFLSGLSTGWLTCNEGEDTWNAVEVLEHLIEAERTNWIPRLELILQEGDSKPFPPFDRFSHLNRRTEQSLAEKLREFTAIRQQNIARLTELIDPALHLELTGLHPAFGAVKARELISTWVVHDLTHIAQIVRVMAKRYGTDVGPWKAYLGILQNK; from the coding sequence ATGAATTTCAGCATGCATGAAGCTGTCGAGGTGTTGGAGCGTACGCCGTTGCTGCTGCAACAATTTTTATCCGGTCTATCGACGGGGTGGCTGACCTGTAACGAGGGCGAGGACACGTGGAACGCCGTGGAAGTGCTGGAGCATTTGATCGAGGCAGAGCGAACGAACTGGATACCGCGGCTGGAACTGATTTTGCAGGAAGGCGACAGCAAGCCGTTTCCCCCTTTTGATCGCTTTTCGCACCTGAACCGACGCACGGAGCAGTCGCTGGCGGAAAAGTTGCGCGAATTTACAGCGATTCGCCAGCAAAATATCGCTAGGCTGACGGAGCTGATCGATCCAGCGCTGCACCTGGAGCTGACTGGCCTGCACCCGGCATTCGGCGCGGTAAAAGCGCGGGAGCTGATTTCCACCTGGGTCGTCCACGACTTGACACACATCGCGCAAATCGTGCGGGTCATGGCGAAACGATACGGAACGGACGTCGGGCCGTGGAAAGCGTATTTGGGCATTTTGCAAAACAAATGA